The Streptococcus downei MFe28 DNA window AAGCTAGAAACGCTTGGTATGGAAGCTGGTCAGGCTTTACATGGGGCATTATCTGGTTGTCGTAAATTAAAGCATAAACGGCTAGGCTTGCGGATTGTCTTTAGACAGAAAGCATCAGGAATAGAAATTATTGAAATTGTCGTAGTCGAAAAACGTAGTGACAATGAAGTTTATAAGATTGCGCAAAAACGGATACTGAAGAGGTGAGCTAACAGGCTTGCCTCTTTTTTCAGCCGTTCTATCGGATGTAAAATGGGCGGTTAGATGAGAAAATCTATTGAAAGATTCAATTTAATTCAGTTGTGTTTATTCATTTCTTAGGCTTGCTTAATTTTTCTTTTGTGCTATAATGAAGGCAATTAAGAACTTAGAAAAGAGGCATTCTTTTGGAAGTGCAAAAGAAGCAGCAGATAGATAAAGGGGCTTCCTTGAGTGAGGTTAACCAGAGTGTAGAGGTGCCAGAGACCACCTCCTTTTGGCGCACCCTCAAGGCCTTTATTGGGCCAGGAGCTCTGGTAGCCGTCGGTTACATGGATCCCGGCAATTGGATTACCAGCGTGGTCGGTGGCGCAAGTTATAAGTACCTCCTCTTGTCCATCGTCTTGATTTCGTCGCTCATGGCCATGCAGCTGCAACAGATGGCCGGCAAGCTAGGTATCGTAACCCGTCAAGATTTGGCACAAGCGACGGCAACCCATTTGCCCAGTTGGCTCCGCTATCTTTTATTTGTCATTATTGAGCTAGCCCTGATGGCGACGGATTTGGCAGAGGTTATTGGTTCAGGGATTGCCCTCCATTTACTTTTTGGTTGGCCTCTCATGTTGTCCATATTTGTTACTGTTCTGGATGTCTTTCTCCTTCTAGGTCTAATGAAGTTGGGCTTTCGCAAGATTGAGGCAGTGGTTTCGACCTTGATAATGACCATCCTTCTGATTTTCCTTTATTTAACAGTCATCTCACAGCCTAGTATCTCAGGTATCCTCAAGGGATTCCTTCCGAGTGGCTCGATTTTTGATCTCCATCAAAGAGGAGGAAATACCAAGCTGACCCTGGCCCTGGGGATTATTGGGGCAACGGTTATGCCCCACAATCTTTATCTCCATTCCTCCATTTCTCAGACCAGACGGGTGGATTATGACAATCCCGAATCCGTTCGTCGGGCGGTTCGTTTCATGACCTGGGACTCTAATATTCAACTCAGCCTAGCCTTTGTTGTCAATTCCCTGCTTTTGATTTTGGGAGCGGCCCTCTTTTATGGTCATGCCAGTCAAATTTCTGCCTTTGCGCAAATGTATAACGCCTTAGCGGATCCCAAGATTGCTGGGAGTGTTGCTAGCGGCCTGCTCTCGACCCTCTTTGCAGTGGCCTTGCTGGCCAGCGGCCAGAATTCGACCATTACGGGAACCCTGACTGGTCAAATCGTTATGGAAGGTTTTGTCCATCTGCGCTTGCCTCAATGGTTTATTCGTTTGGTGACCAGGCTACTAGCCCTCTTGCCAGTGATTCTTGCTGCTTTGATTTGGGGCAGCAGGGAAAAGGTTCTGGATCAACTGATTGTCTATTCCCAGGTCTTCCTTTCACTGGCTCTGCCTTTCTCGATCTTCCCCCTCATTTATTTCACCTCTAGTAAGAAATTGATGGGCGAACACAAGAATGCCATCTGGAACACGGCCCTGGCCTATGGAGTAGCGGTCATTCTCACCATCTTGAACATCAAGTTAATTATTGATTTGTTCCAATAAATATGAATCTCTTTAAAGAATAAATTTAAAGAGATTTTTATGTTGTTTTACAATCTAATGACAAATTTAGGATTTCTGAGATTAAACTTAAATAACATGTTAAAATAAATTGATAATTAAAATTATTTGGTTATTAAAGTTTTAATTGTCGAATTTTTTTATAAGGAGAATGATATTCATGGAAAAAAATTTGCGCTACAAATTGCATAAGGTTAAAAAGCAATGGGTAGCCATTGGTGTGACGACCGTAACGCTTAGCTTTCTAGCTGGAGGCCAAGTCGTTGCAGCCGACACAAACAATAATGACGGGACAAGTGTTCAGGTCAACAAAATGGTGCCAAGTGATCCCAAGTTTGACGCTCAAGCCCAAAACGGTCAACTTGCTCAAGCTATGTTTAAGGCTGCTAATCAAGCAGATCAAACTGCTACAAGTCAAGTTAGCCCAGCAACAGATGGCAGGGTTGATAACCAGGTGACACCAGCAGCTAATCAACCTGCGGCTAATGTGGCCAATCAAGATGTGGCCAATCCAGCGACTGATGCCGGAGCACTTAATCGCCAATCGGCCGCTGATACGTCAACAGATGGTAAGGCTGTACCTCAGACTAGTGACCAACCAGGTCATCTGGAAACAGTTGATGGCAAAACTTACTATGTGGATGCCAATGGTCAACGGTTGAAAAACTATTCAATGGTCATTGATGGCAAGACCTATTACTTTGACGGTCAGACAGGCGAAGCGCAAACCGACTTGCCTAAGACCGGTCAAGCTAATCAAGA harbors:
- a CDS encoding type II toxin-antitoxin system RelE family toxin, whose product is MTYQVEFTKESAKDLRRLDNSQRIQIRKSLVKLETLGMEAGQALHGALSGCRKLKHKRLGLRIVFRQKASGIEIIEIVVVEKRSDNEVYKIAQKRILKR
- a CDS encoding Nramp family divalent metal transporter, with translation MEVQKKQQIDKGASLSEVNQSVEVPETTSFWRTLKAFIGPGALVAVGYMDPGNWITSVVGGASYKYLLLSIVLISSLMAMQLQQMAGKLGIVTRQDLAQATATHLPSWLRYLLFVIIELALMATDLAEVIGSGIALHLLFGWPLMLSIFVTVLDVFLLLGLMKLGFRKIEAVVSTLIMTILLIFLYLTVISQPSISGILKGFLPSGSIFDLHQRGGNTKLTLALGIIGATVMPHNLYLHSSISQTRRVDYDNPESVRRAVRFMTWDSNIQLSLAFVVNSLLLILGAALFYGHASQISAFAQMYNALADPKIAGSVASGLLSTLFAVALLASGQNSTITGTLTGQIVMEGFVHLRLPQWFIRLVTRLLALLPVILAALIWGSREKVLDQLIVYSQVFLSLALPFSIFPLIYFTSSKKLMGEHKNAIWNTALAYGVAVILTILNIKLIIDLFQ